The following are encoded together in the Kwoniella europaea PYCC6329 chromosome 1, complete sequence genome:
- a CDS encoding NADH-ubiquinone oxidoreductase 49 kDa subunit has protein sequence MIRNLRPLLRNAPSSSKPAFRAISSTTLKSMASPAVEPSPLRAHSVEELHGMSAEEILKEGSSRKDAQMRHFTVNFGPQHPAAHGVLRLILELNGEEILRADPHIGLLHRGTEKLIEYKNYTQALPYFDRLDYVSMMTNELCYTLAVEKLLNIEVPERAKWIRTLFGEITRVLNHLMAVLTHAMDVGALTPFLWGFEEREKLMEFYERVSGARMHAAYIRPGGVAFDLPHGMLDDIFKWATQFSSRVDEIEEVVTGNRIWKGRTIGIGTVTAQQALDYSFSGVMLRGSGVPWDIRKVAPYDAYDKVEFDVPVGKNGDCYDRYLCRVQEFRESLRIIDQCLNKMPTGVVKVDDHKIVPPPRASMKESMEALIHHFKIYSEGYTVPPGETYSAIEAPKGEMGVYLVSDGTNRPYKCKIRAPGFAHLQGSDFMMRHHFLPDAVAIIGTMDLVFGEVDR, from the exons ATGATCAGAAATCTACGACCCCTCCTTCGAAAtgcaccttcatcatccaaacccGCTTTCCGAGCGATCTCATCCACAACACTCAAATCGATGGCTTCGCCCGCGGTGGAACCTAGTCCATTAAGAGCCCATTCGGTGGAAGA GTTACACggtatgtcagctgaggAGATCttgaaagaaggttcatCAAGGAAAGATGCCCAGATGAGACATTTCACTG TCAACTTTGGCCCTCAACATCCTGCTGCTCACGGTGTGCTTCGATTGATCCTCGAGTTGAACGGAGAG GAAATCCTCCGTGCCGATCCTCATATCGGTCTCTTACACAGAGGTACAGAAAAATTAATCGAATATAAGAATTATACTCAGGCTTTACCATATTTCGATCGATTAGATTATGTATCTATGA TGACCAACGAATTATGTTATACTCTCGCTGTTGAGAAATTGTTGAATATCGAAGTTCCAGAAAGAGCTAAATGGATTAGAACGTTATTTGGTGAAATCACTAGAGTCTTGAATCACTTGATGGCTGTGTTGAC CCACGCGATGGATGTTGGTGCACTCACACCATTCTTATGGGGTTTCGAAGAACGAGAGAAATTGATGGAATTCTACGAACGAGTTTCGGGTGCTCGAATGCATGCTGCCTATATCCGACCTGGTGGTGTAGCTTTTGATTTACCTCATGGaatgttggatgatatcttcaagTGGGCCACTCAGTTCTCAAGTAGAGTagatgagatcgaagagGTAGTTACAGGTAATAGAATTTGGAAAGGAAGAACCATCGGTATCGGTACGGTGACTGCTCAACAGGCTTTGGATTATTCTTTCTCGGGTGTCATGTTGAGAGGATCGGGTGTTCCATGGgatatcag AAAAGTAGCACCATACGATGCTTACGATAAAGTCGAATTCGATGTTCCAGTAGGAAAGAATGGTGATTGTTATGATAGATATCTCTGTAGGGTACAGGAGTTTAGAGAATCTTTGAGAATCATCGATCAATGTTTGAACAAGATGCCTACAGGTGTTGTCAAAGTGGATGATCATAAGATTGTTCCACCTCCTAGAGCTTCGATGAAAGAAAGTATGGAAGCTTTGATTCATCATTTCAAG ATCTACTCCGAAGGATATACCGTACCTCCAGGTGAAACCTATTCAGCGATCGAAGCTCCAAAGGGTGAAATGGGTGTTTACCTCGTATCGGACGGCACCAACCGACCTTACAAATGCAAGATTCGTGCACCTGGTTTCGCACATTTACAAGGTTCAGATTTCATGATGAGACATCACTTCTTACCTGATGCTGTAGCTATTATAGGTACGATGGATTTGGTGTTTGGTGAAGTTGATCGATAA
- a CDS encoding peptidyl-prolyl cis-trans isomerase-like 1: MSSPKAEYVTFDTSVGSFTVELYTAHAPRTCNNFSKLAERGYYNGVIFHRIIPGFMIQGGDPTGTGRGGTSIYGDKFKDELHPELRFVGAGILAMANSGPNTNGSQFFITCAPTPFLDGKHTIFGRVSSGMKTIQRLEAVRTDSEDRPVEDIKIHKARLGEAAPPPGGLDVARVAL, translated from the exons ATGTCATCTCCAAAAGCAGAATACGTGACATTCGATACTTCCGTGGGATCATTCACAGTCGAACTATATACAGCACATGCCCCAAGG ACATGTAACAATTTCTCCAAACTTGCCGAGAGGGGGTACTATAACGGAGTGATATTCCATCGTATCATACCT GGATTCATGATTCAAGGTGGTGATCCAACAGGAACAGGTCGAGGAGGAACATCGATATATGGTGATAAATTTAAGGATGAATTACATCCCGAATTGAGGTTTGTAGGTGCTGGTATATTAGCTATGGCAAACTCAGGTCCAAATACAAACG GCTCTCAATTCTTCATAACATGC GCTCCAACCCCTTTCTTAGATGGCAAACACACGATCTTCGGCCGAGTATCATCAGGTATGAAGACCATCCAGCGACTCGAAGCTGTACGTACAGACTCGGAAGACCGTCCGGTGGAAGATATAAAGATACATAAAGCTAGATTGGGAGAAGCCGCTCCTCCACCGGGTGGATTGGACGTAGCTAGAGTTGCATTGTAG
- a CDS encoding ribosomal protein L32: protein MASLSLSSRSSLIPLRPLINSSRPSWSLPCIASSSSSTSTLSVTPVAPIESTIPTASSWKSILPSFSLESILELIPPIVWASVPKKKTSHSRKSMRSANKGLKNRTNLSLCEACGSIKLTHHICPTCYSQISRRWKREARGESPSGAIAEPVLEQQPQQSAQP from the exons ATGGCATCCCTCTCACTCTCCTCGCGTTCCTCCCTCATCCCCTTACGACCACTCATCAACTCCTCCCGACCATCCTGGTCTCTCCCATGTAtcgcttcctcctcttcctccacttcgaCCCTATCCGTGACACCGGTAGCACCCATCGAGTCAACCATACCCACAGCGTCATCTTGGAAATCGATACTTCCTTCGTTCTCTCTCGAATCGATATTGGAGTTGATCCCCCCGATAGTATGGGCGAGTGTccccaagaagaagacttcACATAGTAGGAAGAGTATGAGGAGTGCCAATAAGGGATTGAAGAATAGgacga ACCTCTCGTTATGCGAAGCGTGCGGTTCAATCAAACTTACTCATCATATCTGTCCGACATGTTACTCTCAAATAtccagaag atggaagagagaagctAGAGGTGAATCGCCTTCTGGAGCCATCGCGGAACCAGTACTCgaacaacaaccacaacagAGTGCTCAACCATAG